From Pedobacter aquae:
ATGATGCCATTTTGTTGAAATACATCTTCTTTACCCGGTTTTTTACGGATACCACATCCCATTAAAACATCTAAATTTTTAGGAAAAAACTTGGTGTAGTTTACTTGGCAAGTGCTATAGTTTTGATGTGCATAAGCCGTATAAAGTTGTTCTAATTCATAAAAACCTTTGCCAGAATCCCAATTCATGGTTTTTATTTTGATGATAGAGCGTAAAGGCCCATTTACTACAACATCATAGGCATAACGAGTATCACTTATTTGTCCGCCATTCCACATACTTTTAGGTGCTAAGGCAGCTTTTGCAGGTGTAAAACGTGGTCTGCTAACAGAGTCTGGCTTTGCAGGATTTTCAAAAAGACAAATAGCGCCACCTCCAAAACTATCTCCTACACTTTGTATATCAGAACCTAAATCTCTAGAAATATTACTTACTCCGTAACCATCTAAATTTTCCATGTATAAGCGTTGCGCCATCAGTAAAGGTTTTCTTTTAGCAAAAACATCTACCGAGTTTGCAAACCATATTTTCCAACCAACATGTTCTGATTCCCAGAAAGGCATAATATGTCTGGTATAGCTACCAATATTGGCATGTGTATAATGTTTATTCCAGCCTCTAATATTCTCGCCCATGTAAATGTATATGGTTTTACTTTCTTTAGGCTTTAAATTGGTCATGAAAAATAATTCATCCCAAATGCCATCCTTATCCAAATCATCTAATTGATGAAAAATGGCATGCCCGTTGGTTTCTTTCCTCAGCTCATGTCCGCCTTGGTTTCTTAGTTGC
This genomic window contains:
- a CDS encoding DUF4861 family protein; amino-acid sequence: MFTKTILSALFTLCSLYVSAQSKSWYTQGDFYPSQRIAYTLVNDLDISRENCPIIIKRKDFPIPDIHEMWVTVVDPSLPPAPEPSEQQLRNQGGHELRKETNGHAIFHQLDDLDKDGIWDELFFMTNLKPKESKTIYIYMGENIRGWNKHYTHANIGSYTRHIMPFWESEHVGWKIWFANSVDVFAKRKPLLMAQRLYMENLDGYGVSNISRDLGSDIQSVGDSFGGGAICLFENPAKPDSVSRPRFTPAKAALAPKSMWNGGQISDTRYAYDVVVNGPLRSIIKIKTMNWDSGKGFYELEQLYTAYAHQNYSTCQVNYTKFFPKNLDVLMGCGIRKKPGKEDVFQQNGIIISSGPEGIKDPEKIDDRAEYMMDFIGKAIVVKDVYKPQYQFSADRGGNHTFRIQVPKEHSFEYAIFAAWKDGAVLNTASSFQDYVVKTAKEFNSPVRFLKPTIENKK